The Coffea arabica cultivar ET-39 chromosome 6e, Coffea Arabica ET-39 HiFi, whole genome shotgun sequence genome contains the following window.
ATATCATGACTTTCTTCGCCCCTTCTGATTCAAAGAGGATGAATTTTTATTGGATTGTATAAATTGCTTCTATGCAAGTTTTGTCAGACAATTTTAACCTGATTATTGGCATAGTTTCTTAtatctatttatttttcaatttttggctgAGAGCTGCATTCaagttagtaattttattggaCCAACTAATAATGTCATTATTGTTGGTTTCATGGCTACTAAGCTGTCCTTTTGGAAACCGGTTTTGGTGATTAACTCTTCTTATCCTGCATTTAGGCTCGTTGACATGGACTTTTTAGAACCTTTTTTGGTGTACAATTGCAAGAAAGAAGTAAATTTGTCATCTTTTTTTTGCAGTTTTACTTCTATGACATGAATAAGTTTCCGTTTGACTGCAGATAAAGACAGAGACAGAACTAGTGGTAAATTTGAGAGATAATTGAATGCATGAGGACTTTGGAGGagattttctttgcttttttgaATGTCAAGTTATCTTATGTAGTACAACCAAAAGTAGAGGAGCATTTAGGCTTTAATTACACTGCCCCTGATTTTCTGCCAAGGATATGCAAAGTTTCTATGTGAACTTTTGACTAAGGGAATCATGGTAAGTAAATGCTTGTTTTTGCTTCTGGAAATTATATTACTTTTGATAGAGTGATAGCTGAACAGGCAGCAGTAGAGGAACCACTGCAGCCCCATGTAATTGCTGATGCATTCCCGGAAAGTGGGTAATTAGAACAGATCATCCGAAGTTAGGGCACAGTTAAATTGTAAGTTTGTTTTCATTGTTGTGCACCTGAAGCAAGCCTGTGATTTGAAAATATCGCTAAGAATTAGCTGCATCTGACACTAGAagtcaaagatttttttttaattttgtttttaaaatttttttggccCTAAAGGACCAAAGATAAAGTCTAGGTTTGCAGCAGGTGTTTGTGGAATTTGGGAAGCCAGATGAAGTTTTAGGTGAAGGTACATGGATCACTTTGTGTCTGTTAGCCATTTTAAATGTTGGAGAGTCTATGACAACACTAACTAGTAGATGAAGCTAAGCCACAATAGTTATGGAGGAACTATGAACAAAACTTCTGGATTTACAAATGATAGCACAAAAAAATGCTTTTTCCCTACTTAAAATTGTCATATAGCAGATGATGAAGTAATAAATGGATGGATACAATATTTAGTTGATTTAGCTAATGCCAGCAGAAACAAGTCTCTATTTGTTGAAAGAAATCTGCAGCCATATTATGCAATCACGATAGATTATAAATGAAGGTTGATTCAGAACATGTGGATAAGTTTTAAATTGAATCAAGTAGAACCTAGACTATGTTAATGAGTCCTTGTGGCTTCTTCCTTAGTCTCATAGCAGTTCACCCAGTAATTTGGTGAACATGtaattcttattttcttttgttttgagttatttAATGTGCAACTTTTTCCTTGATGTGCGGCCAGATTTGGAATGCATGGATACGAAGTATGGTTCAAATTGTATGGCATGGCATTGTACTTCCTGAACATGACACATGCTGCCTACCCACAAAAATGTGTACATAAACAGGATGTGTATATGTTTATATCTGGGCTTGTTTGTGGTTAGATGGACTCTTCATATGTGTCTATAAATTTTTGGGAAAGGGGGGGTGggggggaagagagagagagttactATGGGTCTCTATTGATCGTCATTCTCGTGCTACATGCTCAGACGTTTCTACCTTGTGCTTGGTACCACTGTCTTTCACTTTTACTGAGAACAAGATTGAATTGATTACATCTTTTGTCTTCAAAAGTTTTTGAAACTCAAAAATGCAATGACTTAGATTCTTCTCTTTTTCCCCTGTTTTGTGTTCTTACTTCTTTGGGATAGATAGCTAGATGTCTtggggagggagagggagagagagcctGTATGGGCATGGTACTTAACATTGTGGATTTAACTAGTGGTGGACTGTACGGACATGGTACTTAACATTGTGGATTTAACTAGTGGTTGAACTATGTCatatttgattgatgtgaaAAATGCTGCTTTGAAGCATCATAGATAATATTCTGGACACAAATGGAACTTCTGGAAATTGTTTTATTAGCTTCTGAATTGGTGTCTGAGTGTGTCTATCTTTCTTCAATCTGTCCTTACTTCCAATGGTACGTTTTGACGAAAAGAAATTTTGAGGCCTTGAAGAAAGGACCATATTGTACTGTTCTTTATTAGTTACCACATGGCTTGATTTGTTCTTAGTTTCCTGGTGaaactttgaaaaataaatattgtcttCAAAGATGTTCAAAACCTGTCTTGATCTATGTGTTTCTTGGCGTTTTTGCCTTTGTTCAATCTATTCAACTTAATAACCATTCTTCTGCCCCATTCACATTTAGGATCCTGTTTTTAGTGCATCTGTTATGCATTACTCTTTTGCATCATGTGCATATAATTGTCTATAGGTAATTCTAAGAGGTTTCTTGTTAGTGAGCTGATGGATTGTGTGCTTAATCTCCTATTTATGTGTATTTTTTCTTGTATATTGACCATAGTTCATTTTGCATGTTTGAGTTATGTGCCTTTGGTCAAATGGGCCATATCCTGCTCTCCTCCTGGTGGGATGCTGCGTGAATTGACATTATGCATGTGTGCTTGTTTGCATGTTGTGGCTTGAAGAGGGTTCCAATATCCTTTTATTGCTGAAGAAATTAGAAGTGTTGCAAGAGCAGATCCAGCCCTTCGAAAGCTTTTTGTTCGTGGTTTATCCTGGAATACTACTTCAGAGACCTTGTGTGCTGTGAGTGCATTGTTGTATGCTTGTTTTAGGTTCCCTTTGTAAAAGTTGCCTGTGACATGGCCATCACAAgagaaaatttatttgcttatggTTCTCTTTTCCCAGCATAATGGCTTTAAGACTTTCCAGCAAAAGTAATAAGCTTAATGACAGAAAAATCTCATGTGGTTGTTACTGTTCAGGCATTTGAAGAGCATGGGGAAATTGAAGAGGGTGCTGTGATAGCTGACAAAGCTACAGGAAAATCACGTGGCTATGGTTTCATCACATACAAAGACATGGAGTCAGCTCAGAGAGCTTTAAAAGCACCAAGCAAAATTATTGATGTAAGCAATTACCATTCTCCTTCATTAGGCTCACTGATCTTTGCTATGGTTGCCTATTGGGTAAAATGGAAAAGGAGTTGAAAAATTAACTTTtggcttcttttgtttttctgtgATCTAcatcatcaagttcaagtgtcGCCCAATTGTGAGTAAGAGAGAGCTTTGTAATAATCTTTCTGTTTTTGCAAACTGGTTCTATAAGGAAAGACCAAAAGGTAATAAGGTAGTTGCATTTGACACTTCCAGGGAAAGAAGAAAGACAGAAAAGTTAATAGTTTACTGGGTTCAATCTTCGTGCAATGAGGGGTTGcttcattttattttgcaaAGACATGTCACTAGTAGGAGGAGAATTTCTTCTTTTGGGTAAAAGGCAAAGCTGCATGAGCTTAGCCTCATACTTTCGGTTTGCCTTAAGGCTATGTTGATAATGCTATAGTTGTCTAATTGAGGAGACAAAGTCAGAATACAGCTTTGTATCTTATTTGTTGTGCTAATTTAGTAAATGGAGTGTTTCTCTTTCTGTTTTGTTTGTGTCTCAGTATGTTTAACATTGCATATAGCTgattctgtgatattttaagcCCTCTTTTACTCAGTTAAATTGGTTGACTTTTTGGCCAATAGTTGTGTAGTTTAACTGGCTTGCAATAGTGTTGAAAATTTGACTTCAGACTTCTTGCTTCATTCTTCCTGAGAGACTATTCTGGAgagttcatgttttggcttcCATTTTGCAACAATAAAACTTGGTGTAATCACCGAAGTCTTCATAGATTGAGTAAAATTGACGTGTTATCCTGATCTACTTGATTTTAACCTCatttatttcatgcattttgaatATTAGTGCATTGACCACTTTAGTGCATTGGTGCTGCCTGTTACTTAAACAAAccattttttgattttatgctCTCTATCTGTTGGTTTTAGGGTCGCATGGCTGTCTGTAACCTAGCCTGTGAGGGCTTGAGCAGCTCCAGCACTACACCTGATCAGGCCCAGAGAAAGCTCTATATTGGTAGTTTGTCACCGGAAACTACCAGTGAATTGCTACTGAGCTTCTTTGCAAAGCACGGTGAGATAGAAGAAGGTTCAGTGGCATATGACAAGGAAACAAACAGATCACGGTATGAAACCTTCCTATCTCTATGTTGCTACTAAAATTAGGGAATCTGTTATGAGCAAAATGTGATGAATCTGACCGTACATATGCAGTGGTTTTGGCTTTGTTACTTTCAAAACTGTGGAAGCTGCAAAGAGAGCTATAGATGATCCACAAAAGATGCTTGGGGTGAGTAGGCATAACTTCATATCTGACTTGTGTGCTTATGCAAGTTATGTAGTTCTTGTTGGTGAAGTTGAAATTTCAGTCTTTTAACTTTCAATCTTGTAGGACAGGTGTTCTGTTTGTGTACAGCCAGATATGTGTAAGAATTAGATGTATATCAGATGTTCGAAgtaaaatgtattataaattaGCAAATCCTAAGCTCTTTCCGAGCAAAATCTGATTTACGACAATGTGCAGGGGCATTACGATTCAAATATGTTAGCATATGCATTGTGCTATGTACTCCAAGTAGTTATGTGCAGATGAGGATGTTATCCAAGGAAAGATACTTTCTCAAGTTAATGCTAATGTGAAGTCTGGTTGTAGTAGCCAAAGGAGTTTCATGCCATATATGCCTTTGTACTACCATCTAGAATGTCAAAAGTTGTGGGCTTGATACTTTTGTTAAAGACTGGTCTGAGTTAACAGTTGCATGCATTAGCCACCACACCACCACGCGTTCCGTGTATAGACTGATAGCAAGAAAAGATTGATGCATCAGTTCTGTGCTACTGTGGCTGTGAATGAATATCCTTAGACCCGCAAAGACACGACCTTTTTTGGCTACTCTGATATACTCGAAAGCTCTTTTAACATTAAAACTATTAAGGTTGGACAGGCTACAACTACATGATATCAGAAGAACGGAGGAAAGGCTTTcagaaaaattttaaatgttAACAGTTATTTCTGATATTAATATTCAGTACATCAGGGAAGTCAGATCCAGTGTGAATTCTTTGAGTGTTACTTTTGAATGGTGTTGATTGAGCTACAACAGAAGCCActatatcattttttttaatcgttTTTATTGTATGATTATTTACCCTAGGTAGCAAACCAGCAGCCCTCTTTTTGGTGCATGTAATATCTGTGTAAATAAGAAATGTGTATGTCTTTGTTAGTGATTATTATGAAGGAATTTTGTCTTTTCAAAATGGTTGCAGGGAAGAAATATAACTGTGAAGCTTGCTGATAACCACAAAGGCAAAGTTATGCACACACAGTTACCATCACCAATTGTTCCAGTACCAGTTGGTTTGGCTTCTGCATACCCTCCCCCTCATAATGTTCATTCTGGCTCTGGAAATCCGGTTGGATATGCTTATCCTCAACCATTGGCAGCATATCCTGGTACTGCATACTCAAGTCCACCTGTAGTAGGAGCTGGTGCATACCCAGGCCAACCACAGACTTCGTATCCCCAGTTTGGTCATAAGAAAGATCCTCCAACTCCACCTTCAGCACTAGGAGGGTACCCGTATTACATGCCAAAGCAATGATTATAACCTCATTGTAAGCATGTTTCAGCCAGCTGATTGCTATTCCTTGTCCCTTTCCTAAGCACATTCCTAAGATAACTTGGCCCCTGCAGGATTCTTAACGAATTATTAGCTGCTTAATAAATAGTTGCTACATGTTAAATTTTGTCTtactctctcttttccttttgtattCCTTTTAACCCAGGTTCTCAGGAGCTTAGGTTATTGCATTTGAGAAAGGAGCAAACTTGGATGAGGATATGCAAATTAAATGTTTTATTGTTGCAGCACCTAATTATTGTAATGGACAAATTTTTTGTAGTTGTAGATGTTATAAGGATGCCATGTTACAGGTGGCAGATTTAATCTCTGTATCTATCTTAGCTTGATAAAGACGTAGCTGTCCTTGGTTTTGTCTGATTTTCTTCCTCCAATACAACTCGATTTGTTTTGTCTGCTTTTTGGATGCGGTTATGGTGTTTATTTGCTTGAGTTCTACTGCCGGGGAACAACAAACTTTTTGCACATTTCATTGCATGCCAATAATGGTCTTGCTGCCGCTGAAAATGATCAGAATCTGCCCATGATACAAGCGTTTCCTATTGAGGTATCTCTCGGTAATAGGACCAAAAAACTAGACGCCATTTTTTCCAGTCTGGTAAACTTCTGAAGCGCCGGCCACCGGTGGAAAGCTGAATGGTAGACTAGTCACATATGTATGTATAGTCATCTGCTGGATATATGCGGCTTGAAAAGAGAGGGAATGGAATGTTGAGATTGGGAGATTACTAAGAGAGCGTATTGGTTGTGGCACAATTGCCATGGTACCAAACGAAAAGATAATGAAACTCAGGTTTGGATTCaagagttttttaaaaactagtttttcaaatactatattaaaattttaaaaaaatactctaaaaagtaatctaaatatttttaatatttaaaaaatattccaaaatatattctaataACTTTTCTgctcttaaatatcccaaaatattttttaaaatatactaTAGAAATTTTGTTACagtaaattttttcaaaaatactccaaaaaacagctaatcctctgttagctgtttttggaggtatttttgaaaaaatttattgtagtagtgtatatgaaaaatttttactataaaaaatttttgaaatttttgatatattatatggaTGAGATATTTTTTGAGTTATTATGTATTACTATaacattatatttgaaaaacttgtttttgaaaaaatggctaATCCAAACGGAAAATGAGTTtcttatttgctttattaattGATCTGAAGTTAGGAAAAAGCAATTTGGAGATTTGTATTATTTGTTTCGGTTTTGTTTAGGTTCCAAAAACGGAATTCGAGATACATGAAAAGTAAGAAGAAAGTAtttctgttttaattttttaaaaaaaaatgggaaaaagggTGAAATTTAAGGTTTCGACAAGAAGAGCATATTAATTGTTTTACGTTGCATGACACTGATTTTGTATTAATTGTTTCACTGAAAAAAGATGTTATTTGGAATGTagttttttaaggaaaattttttacttttctcaTAGACACATTTTCCATTAACCTTTTTAACTTATATCCATGAAATCATTAAAGTgcatttttacaaaaaaaaaaaaattaaaaatagcaatccaactGGAACCAAAAAATTTGGTAACCTTTTCCTtgttggagttttttttttaagtttttaggcTGCTTTCGAAGGTTAGAAAATCAGAAAacaactttttattttattttatttttggagcGGAATGGCAAGCTTGTCACAAAAacttttcaattaaaatagTTTTCCAGAGTACTCAAAAGGTAAATAAAAATAtgcgaaaattttccaatatcaAAAAACTTTTTTCTGGCCACTAAAGTCAAAGTCAAAAGGTGTGAAAAATGTACGGCCTCTTAATTGGTTTAAatacattttgaaaaaaaaaaaaaaaaaaaaaacccaatatTTGCAATGCCCTTTGCGTAAAGTCCATATTTACCTTAATAACCTTGAGTTTGACGTTATTGTAAGCACTTTCGTCTTCGGAGCCTAAAAACCCTTCCCCTGAGACAAAAACCCCTTTTGTCTGCTGGTGTCAATGAACTCCTTGCTCCTCTAATGGCTACTTCTGCATCATCATCCAAAGGCATCAAAAACTTCTGCATAACTTGAGGTATGCAACTTCTCAATAAAGCCCATGCAAAATAACATATGCTTTATTAGTTAGAATAATAGTTTTTTCCTCACTTATTTAGTCAGCATTTGTTGCTATTTTGATTCTCTGTGTATTATAGAAGAAAAATGGTCTTGGCCCATTTGCAGAAACTTggaaaaccatccattgtcaAATGGGTTTCTATTGGTTTTGTTAATAACAACTTTAGAGTATCAAGAAGCAATTTTTGGGCAATTTGGGGAACTGGGTCGTGCCAAATTGCCAAAAACTTTAGCTGTTATAGTAGAAGAAAGGCCAGGATGATGGAAATTGCTGCTGAAAAGGAAGCCCAAGCTGCTTTGTTAGATTACTTGCATTCTACTAGAAGCTTGCTGTTTACTGATGCTGATAATATGAGTAGAAATTCACCACACTTTCTCAGGAAGTTGTTGGGAAAAGTGGATAATCAGGCTGAGATTGGGCGGTCTATAACCCGGTTTCTTAGGTACCATCCTATCAACGAGTTTGAACCATTTTTTGAGAGTATGGGATTGAAACCTTCTGAGTACTCTACGTTGCTTCCAAGGCAACTGATGTTCTTGAATGATGATCCTGTTTTGCTGGAGAACTATCATGTCTTGTGTAATTACGGTATTGCACGGAATAAGGTAGGAAAATTTTACAAGGAAGTGCCTGAGATTTTCAGATACGGTGAGGGGGTCCTGCAGAAAAAGATTGATTCTTTTGAAAAGGTGGGGCTGAGTCAATCTACTGTGATCAGAGCTGTTCTTTCAAGTCCATATCTTTTGGTTGGGGATGCAAATCTGGAGTTCTTTGATGTTTTAGATAAATTGAGGAGTGCTGATCCTGCATTTGATTGGATTGAGCACTTAATGGAAGAAAATTCGTATGATTGGAGGCAAATGCTTGAGATTTTGTGCTTGCTTGGCAAGATGGGTTGCAGTGAGGAGCAGTTGGGAAGTTTAATTCGAAAGCATCCAGAACTCATATTTGAGAATTCAGGATCCAATGCCTTATTGCTGATTGGGGTCTTGACAAAATTTGGATTGAGACCAGATGAGATATGCAGTACGTTCCTTCAGTTTCCACAAATCCCAATTGCAAAGTTTCTGGGGAATTTAAAGCATTGCTATAATTTTCTTGTTGAAATTGAGATGGCTATGCTAGATGTTGGGAGGATAGTTTGTTCACATACTATATTGCTAGGTTCATGTACTATAAAGAAACTTGAAACATTGCTGACTGCTTTGAGAGTTACAAAGGATCAGCTCTGTGAAATCGTGAAGGAAAGTCCTGAAGCAATGGAGAACTGGGTTGTTGGAAAGAAAATTAAGCGACTCCCAAACCTGACAGCTGAGGAGGAAGAGCTAAGATCACGGAGGATGAAGACTGAATTCTTATTGGACCTTGGATTTGTTGAAAACTCGGAGGAAATGAAAAGAGCACTCAAGTTATTTCGAGGGAAGGGACTGAATCTTCAAGAGAGGTTTgattgttttgtaaatgctggtTTTAGCAAAAAGGATGTTGCTGAGATGGTCAAAGAATCTCCAAATATCCTTAATCTGTCTAAGGATGCCATTGAGACAAAGATTGAGTTTCTTGTAAACGATTTGGGCTATCCTGTGTCTATTTTAAGAAAGTTTCCACCATGCATCTCCTACAAGATAGAAAGGATCAAACTTAGGCTTACAATGTATAATTGGCTTAAGGACCAGGGTGCTGTGGAGCCCAATCTCGCATTAAGCACTGTGCTAGCAACTGCTGACAAGTTGTTCATCAAGACATACGTAGAGCAGCATCCTGAAGGCCCTGCAGTTTATGAAAGGCTAAAACAAACAATATGTTCACATTAGACATGGTCATTTTTCTATAATTAGCTTGAGTTTTCTATCCTTGCAACTGGGATGTACAGACTGTTTGCCAGCTCATCCTTGTGGAATCATCCTGCATCAAATTAAATGCAAAGATATTGAATGCCTCTATTGATCTTACAAAGCATCATTATATCAGCAACACAGGTTAGGATTTGACATCAGGTAATTCCAGTTTTTATTGATTGTGCCCACCAATTTTGCTTTATTGACTGTTCTTTAAGTTGAGAACGATAAGAATTGGGCTTAAGTGGTTCCCTGGGACACTGCTGTGCCCCTAAAAGTTATTTGTGGACTGCTTCATGCCCTCCTTTGCCTGGGTCTTTATGTGAGCATCACACTAACGAATGGGGATATAGTGGTTCCTGGAAGAAGAATTTACCTGATAGCCTTACATACATTTTTGGTTTGGCTTTGCTTCTTCCATTAATATATGTCTTTCCATTTCTTGTGAATTTGCTACTGATAATGTTAACCAAATCCAATTGCATATGCATCATGTAGAAGAATAATATGATGTGACGTTACTGGAGACTAACATCACTGGAGTAGTTAAGGTGAAACAAGACAAATATCTTCGTGTCTGTTAAGCATTCTATATGGATATTTCTTAGTAGGGCCGACATGGCTTCTAATGTTGAGATATTTTTCATAAAGTGTGTCAGCTGGTTTTGCTTGTTTGGTCCTTATGTTGATGTTCATTGTGAGTCTGCCGTTATTATTTTCTTGTCCTTGGAAAGGATACACCAATTGAGGAAGAAGTGAAACTGATAATGAAGTACTGTAGGTTGGGACTGTCTTGCAGATATGCCCAATCTTCTGTCAGTTCGAATGTGGTGGCATTTCATACATGATCTCTTTTGGGCTTTGAACATTTATCTTTTGTGCTGCATTAAACATGTAGAGGAATCGTCCCTTCGACTGCCTTGAGGCAATAATGTTCTCATAACATGACAAAATGCTTACCTTTAAAAGGCAATTACTCTGGTTTGATAAAAGAAATTCTCATATGCCATGTTGTTTTCATGACAAAGTGTAATTGTAAAAGGGTGATTGCCTTGGTATTTTATAAACAAAATGTTCACATGCCATGTTATTTGTAAACTGCCTTCTTGACACCTTTGCTGTTATGACCTGACATGCTTAGATTGACAATCACATGACCTCCTCTCTGGCCGAAATCTTAAGATAGATGTGTATCAAATAGTTGTTTTTCGTGGAAGTATGTATGCCTCGTCATCTTATGCATTGCTGCAGTGTTCAAAGATGCCATATTTCTTTATGTGATGCAATCGAGTGACAGGTTATCATTTGCTCATAGTTTTTGTTAGCCAGCTGAAGATTTGCAAATTTCTTGGCGGTGTTTTGACATTTTTAGACATTTCCCTTGAAACCCAGCTTCTTTGTCAAAAAATCTGCAGGATAATTACCTACGTAAAGGGGTGAAACAGAGTAACATTGAAGCAGGGTTTGGCACATTTGTGGGTATGGAAGGGTGCAGTCGAAGTGCTTCTTTCCGTATAGCCTGCAGGTATAGAAGCTTCGGTATATCTGACTCGACAGTCTTTGATTTCTACCAATGACTCAATCCATCTCCTCTCGTGCTTGCTGGAGGATGTTAGAAGTCTGCAGCATCTCCGCGAGCGCCCACTCTATAACTCTTGAAAACGTGTCCGTCCCAACAACAAACAGATTCTAATGGAAAGATGTACACATGAAAGCGATTGGCGTTAAccaaaaattcacagaattgaaaattcattactatataaaaagtatCATGAGTTTTGGTACTTTGGGGTACCAAGTGTAAGCATTCTTTTGGTAATTTGGAATACAAGTGTAAGCACTCTtatgatattattagtttttGGTATTTCAATTATGACTTTCTTAATTTGTGGTTAAAGTTTCGTATAATTTTAATTATGGGTGGCTTAGAAGAAAATAATTGTTGATTTTTAAGGTCAGTGTATTGCATCATACTATATTGATTTAGCAAGAGAAGTCTCCTTAAAAA
Protein-coding sequences here:
- the LOC113697443 gene encoding UBP1-associated protein 2C-like encodes the protein MEEIKKRKLEELGNGKFDLNLSQPTSLTLSLSSSSSASLEELRTLLEPLAKPQLTDLLVKLGFQYPFIAEEIRSVARADPALRKLFVRGLSWNTTSETLCAAFEEHGEIEEGAVIADKATGKSRGYGFITYKDMESAQRALKAPSKIIDGRMAVCNLACEGLSSSSTTPDQAQRKLYIGSLSPETTSELLLSFFAKHGEIEEGSVAYDKETNRSRGFGFVTFKTVEAAKRAIDDPQKMLGGRNITVKLADNHKGKVMHTQLPSPIVPVPVGLASAYPPPHNVHSGSGNPVGYAYPQPLAAYPGTAYSSPPVVGAGAYPGQPQTSYPQFGHKKDPPTPPSALGGYPYYMPKQ
- the LOC113694910 gene encoding transcription termination factor MTEF18, mitochondrial isoform X1, whose product is MVLAHLQKLGKPSIVKWVSIGFVNNNFRVSRSNFWAIWGTGSCQIAKNFSCYSRRKARMMEIAAEKEAQAALLDYLHSTRSLLFTDADNMSRNSPHFLRKLLGKVDNQAEIGRSITRFLRYHPINEFEPFFESMGLKPSEYSTLLPRQLMFLNDDPVLLENYHVLCNYGIARNKVGKFYKEVPEIFRYGEGVLQKKIDSFEKVGLSQSTVIRAVLSSPYLLVGDANLEFFDVLDKLRSADPAFDWIEHLMEENSYDWRQMLEILCLLGKMGCSEEQLGSLIRKHPELIFENSGSNALLLIGVLTKFGLRPDEICSTFLQFPQIPIAKFLGNLKHCYNFLVEIEMAMLDVGRIVCSHTILLGSCTIKKLETLLTALRVTKDQLCEIVKESPEAMENWVVGKKIKRLPNLTAEEEELRSRRMKTEFLLDLGFVENSEEMKRALKLFRGKGLNLQERFDCFVNAGFSKKDVAEMVKESPNILNLSKDAIETKIEFLVNDLGYPVSILRKFPPCISYKIERIKLRLTMYNWLKDQGAVEPNLALSTVLATADKLFIKTYVEQHPEGPAVYERLKQTICSH
- the LOC113694910 gene encoding transcription termination factor MTEF18, mitochondrial isoform X2, with amino-acid sequence MMEIAAEKEAQAALLDYLHSTRSLLFTDADNMSRNSPHFLRKLLGKVDNQAEIGRSITRFLRYHPINEFEPFFESMGLKPSEYSTLLPRQLMFLNDDPVLLENYHVLCNYGIARNKVGKFYKEVPEIFRYGEGVLQKKIDSFEKVGLSQSTVIRAVLSSPYLLVGDANLEFFDVLDKLRSADPAFDWIEHLMEENSYDWRQMLEILCLLGKMGCSEEQLGSLIRKHPELIFENSGSNALLLIGVLTKFGLRPDEICSTFLQFPQIPIAKFLGNLKHCYNFLVEIEMAMLDVGRIVCSHTILLGSCTIKKLETLLTALRVTKDQLCEIVKESPEAMENWVVGKKIKRLPNLTAEEEELRSRRMKTEFLLDLGFVENSEEMKRALKLFRGKGLNLQERFDCFVNAGFSKKDVAEMVKESPNILNLSKDAIETKIEFLVNDLGYPVSILRKFPPCISYKIERIKLRLTMYNWLKDQGAVEPNLALSTVLATADKLFIKTYVEQHPEGPAVYERLKQTICSH